The sequence below is a genomic window from Rudanella lutea DSM 19387.
ACAATTCGGAGTTTGTTCCATTTGCCGGGCGGCATCATGCGTTTGTCGGTGCCTCCTTCCGAGAGGTTTTCGGCGGTAATCAGGTCGTAGAGAGAGCCGGTGGTGCGGTTGCCGTTGACGCCCGCTTTGGCGTCGGGATGCACTTTATCGTCCAGAATTTGAAACTCCGGACCGAGGCCGGTGCCCGCCTTTTTCTTCGGGGCATCCACCACAAAATACTTCACGCCGGAGTTGCCCCCGGTGGTCAGTTTAAAGTCCAGTTCCAACTCGAAATCACCGAATTCTTCCACCGTTTCAATATCCCCGCCTTTGCGCAGACTGTCTTTTTTCGAGCCCAGCACTTTCAGCACGCCGTCCTGCATGGCCCAGCCGGCCGCCGGGAAGTTGTCTGCATTGGCCAGCTTCCAGCCTTTGGCCGTTTTACCGTCCCACAGCAGCCGCCAGCCTTCCTTTTTTTCGCGCTCGGTGAGCTGATTCTGCAAATAACTGACCTCCCGGATAGCCCCGGTGTTTTTCCAGACGGCTTTGTCGAGGTTATCGGTAGCGATGCGGATGTTGCGCCACTGCACGGTGAGGCCGTTCTGTTTTTCCTGTTTGATCGCGTGCACCTGCAAGGCGATGAAGCCGCGCGCCGTTTGATTATCCCAGACATCGGCGCAGGGGATCCCGTTGATCCAGGTTTTCAGGTGCGGGCCGATGGCTTCGATATGGTAGCGGTTCCACTGCCCAGTTTTAAAGGCTTTTTGCCCGGTTGGATTGATCGACAGCGGGTACAGCCAGCCGTTGCGGGCTTCGTCGTAGATACCCCCGCTCCAGGCCCGGCCGCCGGGGTCAATCTCGACCTGATAGCCGTGCACCCGGCCGTTGTTATAGGCTGGGTCGCTGAGGCTACGAATCTGAATGCCCGAGTTCAGCCCCGGCTCCACTTTTACGTCCAGTTCGAGCACAAAATCGCCGTAGGTTTCGTCGGTGCACAAGAAGGTGTTTGGTGTGTTGAGCTGCGATACCCCCACAATGGCTTTGTCGACTATTTTGTACTCGGCATTGCCGTTTTTTTTAGTCCAGCCGGTGAGGTCTTTCCCGTTGAACAGGTCTTTCCAGCGGGCCTGACCGTAGGTATTGAGTGTCAGCAGGGTCAGTAACAGAAGGAGGGGGTACTTGGGCATAGTTGAAACGATTTAGGAAAGCACGGTCAGATCGCGGGCACGTCGAAACCCGGCGGGTACGTGACCGAATAGTCTGGTAAAAAAAGGGGGAAGCTGCTAAGTCCTCCCCCTTTTTACCGTAAGATTTTCAGGAATGAGTTAACCGGTCGATCAATAGCCCTCGTTTTGCTTCATCGTCGGGAACGACAGGTCGATTTCCGCTTGCGGAATGGGCCGCAGATAGTGCATGTCTTTAATGCTGGCGCTCTTGGCTGCCCAAGGGTTATATTTCTTCACCCGCTCAACCAGCTTCCCCGTCCGCTTCAGGTCGAACCAGCGGTTGTACTCGCCCATGAGCTCGCGGGCGCGCTCGTCCAGAATCATGTCGATGCTGATGTTGGCGGCTGTAGCCCGGTACGACACTGCTTCGAGCGACTTCAGGTTTTCGGGGTCTTTGGCACACCGGGGGTCTGCTCCTTTTTTCACCAGCGCCCGGTCGAGTACGCGGTTATAGTACACCTCGGCACCGCCCAGCTTACCGCCTTTAGCCCCTTTTACAATGGCCTCAGCCGCAATCAGGTAGGCTTCTGCCGAGCGGAACACGGCTTCGTTGAACGTCCCAAATGCGTCGCCATACGGAATACCGGGCTGCCAGAACTTCCACATCATCGGAAAATCGCCGGGGAAACCGCTCACGTTCACCGCACTCCCGTTGATGAAGCCATAGCCACCCCCATACTCGTCGAGGTTTACAACTGAATAATTTTTGCGGCCACCGTAATCAACACCCCGTTCGGCGAGGGTAAGGGCGGGTTTGTTCCAGGGCCGGAAATACACCACCGTATCCCCCGCTTTGATGTCGATGCGGAGGTTGGGGTTTACGGTGGGCAAAGGCCGGAAACCGGCTACGTTTTGCAGGGCATAGCCAACCTCCACAAAGTTGTGATCGTAGCGCGAGTCATTTTCAGGGTCAAAGAGCCGGTACATAGCCGGGGTAGTCACGTGGAAGGGCTGATGCCGGTTGTAGTCCGATGTACGGCCTTTGGTGCCGGGATAGCCCTCGCCACTGCCGCCAAACACCGAGTGCAGGTTGTTCCCCCCGGCCGCATCCTGTGCAAAGGCAGGGTCGGTTTTGTTGGTCAGCACATCGGCGTTGTACTGCACAGCAAACACGATTTCGGCATTTTTATCATTCTGGGCACCGGTGTACTGCTTCAGCGGGTTCTCCGACCGGATCGGGAACAATTGGTTGTACGCCGTTGCGAGCGGGAACGCGTCGATGATCTTGTCGGCATATTGCAGCGCCAAATCAAAATCTCCCTGCGATCCACCGAGCGAGTTTTTGAAGTTCCAGCCCCGCGTGAGGTATACCCGCGCCAGCAGAAACTGAGCGGCTCCTTTGGTAGCCCGACCGATGTTGGAGGCCGTTACGGGCAGTTTGGCCTCCGCTTCGAGCAGATCAGCAATAATCTGTTTGTACACCTCGGCCGATGCCACCCGGTTGGCTTCTTTGCTGGGGCTGGTGGTTTCGGTGAGTGGCATCGGGATGTCGCCCCACTGCTGCACCAGGTAAAAGTACGACAAGGCTCGCAGGAACTTAGCCTCGGCCACCCTCGTCTCTTTCAGGGCCGTAGCCATGGTGGTCACCTCGGCCGCTCGGCCAATAGCCGTGTTGGTCCGGGCTACTTCGGCGTAGAGCAACGTCCAGAGGCTTTGTACTTCCGGAATGGTCGCGTTCAGGCGCACATCGTACTGCTCCAATGGGCTGGTGTTGATGCCCGGCGTGTTGAACTTGGGATCACTGAAACCGGTCTGCGAAAAAATATCGGTACCGTTCAGCACGAGCGCCCGGTTCTGGTGAATGTTCCGCAGCAACGGGTAACACGCCCGTACCAGATCTTCAAAGCCCGCTTCGGTTTTGTAGTACACATCGGTAGTGAGTGTCGTAACGGGCTTTTCAACCAAAAAATCATCTTTACAAGCCGGTATCGTCAGGCACGACAGCACCAGCGCAACCGACGCAATTCGGGTAGGAACGAAAGATTTCATTCGCGTTTCTGTTTAAAAAAGGTGGGTTAGAAACTGATATTTACACCGAGGTTGTAGATGGCCGAGGGCACATCGTCCTGGAAAATAGCCGAGTTAAACTCTGGATCGAAGCCAACAAATTTGGTAAACACGAAGGGGTTCATCACCTGCGTGTACACCCGAGCGTTCGATAGTTTCCACTTCTCCATGAGCGACTTGGGCAGGGCATAGCCGAGCGTGATGTCCGAAATACGGAGGAAGCTGGCATCCTGATAGTTGATGGCACTCCGGTACGGGTTGGCCGCTACGACCCCAAAGTATGAGTTGGAGGGGTTGTCGCTCCGCCAGTAATCGAGCGACGCCAGCTTGTTGTACCGGGTTCCCGAAATTTCGCCGAACGTACCCGACAAGGTGCTGTTGTTGTACTGCACCCCGTTGCGGTAGTACGTAAAAAACGAGAAGTCGAACTGCTTGTACGTAAACCGGTTGGTGATACCCAGAATCCAGTTGGGCAACTGCGTACCCAGTACCACCCGGTCGTCGATACCTTCGGTTGAAGAGATAATGCCGTCGTTGTTCTGATCCACTACGCGCACTGAGCCGGGTACCTGCTTGTACTTGGCGGCCAGGTCTTTGTCGGCCGTTTGCCAGATTCCATCGAACTTATAGTCGAAGTTGGCCCGGATCGGATAGCCCACAAACAAACGGTTGCCTTTGTCGGCCAATTGCCCGTTACCGTACAGTTCGAGCAGTTTGTTGCGGTTGCGGGTGAAGGCGAAGGTGCTGTTCCAGCCAAAATTCCGGGCCGCAATATTCACGGTGTTGAGGGTCAGCTCAATGCCCTTGTTTTCGATCTGACCCACATTGGCAATCACCTGCGAGAAGCCCGTAACGGTCGGAATTTTCTGGTTCAGGATCAGATCAACGGTTTTGCGGTTGTAGAGTTCGAGCGAGGCCGCAATCCGGTTTTTGAAAAAGCCAAAGTCGATACCGAGGTTACGCTCGCTGCTCCGCTCCCACCGCAGGTCTTTGTTAGCGAGGTTGGCGGGGGCAAACCCAAAGGCGGGCGTCCCGTCGAAATCGTAGCCTGTATTAATCAGACCCGCCTGCGTGCTGTAGGGGTTCACGGTTGAGTTACCCACTTCGCCGTAGCTCACCCGCAGTTTCAGGTTCGAAAACACATTCAGATTGCTGATAAACGGCTCATCGCCCAAACGCCAGGCCAGTGCCACCGAGGGGAAAAACGCCCATTTGTTACCCTCGGCCAGTTGCGACGCCCCGTCGGAGCGGCCCGTCAGGGTCAGCAGGTACCGGTCGTTGTACGAGTAGTTGAGTCGCCCCATAAACGACAGCAGCGAACGCTCGACCAATGAGCTGTTCATGCCCGTCAGGGTGCCGGTGTTCAGGGCGTACCAGTCGGAGTTGTACGGCAGGTCGCGTACGGCAATCTGGTAAGCCTCATTGCGCTGGTAAAAGGCACTTTGCAGGGCCGTTACGCCCAGGCGATGCTTACCCAGGTCCAGGTTGTAGGAAATGATGTTGTCGAGCGTGTAGTTGCCCATGATCCGGTTGTCGTACTGCGCCCGAGGTTTAGCCCCAATCTGCGATTTAGACCACTGTCCCCGGAAATCACCAAACCGCTCAGCCGTGTACGAACCCGACAGCGACGACCGGATGCTCAGGCCTTTTACGGGCGTAAACTCCACGTAGCCATTGGTCATAATGGTGAGGTTGGTGGTTTGCAGCTTCGAGGTTTTGGGGTCAATATCGGCGAGTGGATTAGGTACCTGCTTGTCGTTGATACCCATCCAGTACGCGTAGCCGTCGATGTCGAAATCGCTGTTTTCCGACGGGTTAGCCAGGTCTTTGAAATACACCGTGCCGGTTGGGCGGGCGCGATACGCATTCCGCAACGACTCACCCGAACCTACGTTCTGATCGCTGTAGCTGGCGTACGAGGTGAAACCCAGCTTAAACAACCGCCCAATTTTGCTGTCGAGGCCGGCGTTGAGATTGTAACGTTTAAAACCGGTGTACAACACATTGCCGTTTTCGTTGAGGTAGCCACCCGAAAACCGGTAGGTTGTTTTGTCGGTACCGCCCGATACGCTCAGGTTTTGGCTCATTTGCAGGCCGGGATCGGTAATCAGGTCGACCCAGTCGGCGGTTTTACCTGCGTCGATATTCGCTTTTTCGGCGGCCGTAAACGTAGCCCCGGTCGAGCCTTCGAGCACCCGGTCGGTGTACACGGCTTTGTAAAACTGCTCGCTCGTCATGAGCTTGGGCAGGTGTGCGGGTACTTTCAGGCCCACGTAGCTGTCGTAGCTGATGCGCGGCTTGCCCGAAAGGCCTTTTTTGGTAGTCACGATAATAACCCCGTTGGCCCCACGGGCTCCGTAGATGGCCGTCGACGACGCATCTTTCAGAATATCCATCGACTGAATATCGTTGGGGTTGAGGTTGTTGAGGTTACCGCCCATGAGCCCGTCGATCACCACGAGCGGCTCGGTCGAGTTGTTGATTGTATTTTCGCCCCGAATCGTGATGTTGTACCCAGCTCCCGGCTTGTTGCTCGACTTGGTGACGGTTGCCCCGGCCACCTGCCCCTGAATGGCTTTGGCCGCCATAACGGGGTTGCCGCGCACAATATCTTTGGGTTGCATCGACACCACGGCCCCGGTGAGGTCGGCTTTCTTGATTTCGCCGTACCCCACTACCACCACCTCATTGAGCGACATGTCGTCGGGTTTGAGCGCGATGTTCAGCACCGTTTGGTTGCCTACCACAACCTCCTGCTTCACGTAGCCGATAAAACTGAAAATAAGCGTACTGCTGGCGTTTTGTACATCGATTTTGAAACCGCCGTTCTGGTCGGTTGTGGTGCCACGCTGCGTGCCTTTAATGAGTACGTTGACACCCGGCAGCCGCTCCCCCGACTCGCTCGATACAGTTCCGGTCACGGTGATATCGGCGGGTGCCGCTGCGCTTTCCGTCGAGAATGTGAGCGTCGGCATCATCGTCAGAGTCTGGGTCTGACTGGCCATGATGGGCTCGCCTTTCCGGGGTGCCAGCAACCCACCCAACCGGCGCGAGGTGGCGCTGGGCGTTTGCGGCAGAATGTAGTAAACCTGATCGTTTACTTTTTTGATCACCAGATCGAACGGTTTGATGAGCTGCATCAGTTGCCGCTCCACCCCACCCGACCCACGCCGGACTTCGGCCGAAACCGACAGGTCGCGCACGGTGGTTTCTTCAAACAAAATACTCACCCCAAACTGCTGGCTCAGGTTTTTGAGCGCGTCTTTTAGTTTGAGGGGTTGGTTTCGGGTGGCCTGCAATGCCAGGTCGGGCTGAACGCTCGCCCGGGCAAGCAGTACCGACTGCCCCGCTACGGAAGCTACGTTCCCGAAGCCCACCCAGAGCACCATAAGGGTAAAGATACGAGTCATATGAGTTAACGGATTTAGATTAATTGACCTCTTTGGGATGTTCTAACTGAATGTGTTTTGGGCCTTTTACAATGCTCAGATTTAGCAAACCGGCCAGCGTTTGCAGCAGATCGTCGGCGCTTTCGGCCTTGAAATTCCCGGCAATCCGACGGTGAGCCAGGGCCGTATCGGCCACCACGACTTTCACGCCAAACCGCTCCCGAATCTGAGCCGTAATTTCAAGCAGTGAGGTATCATCGAAATAAAACCAGTGGTCTTTCCAGGCCACGTAAGGCTGGGCAGGGGCCGTTTGCTGAAGCCGATACTGCCCTGAGTTTGACACGGTCACAACGTTGCCGGGCTTCATGGTTAGCTGTTTCCCCTGCGGCAACCCGAGCTTCACTTTTCCGTGCCGCAGATACACGCGCTTGCCCCGCTCACGGGCATACACAACGAACTCGGTGCCCAGCACCTCGACCTGAAAATTGTCGGCAGCCCGCACCACAAATCGCTGATGAGTAGGCAGGTGCTTCACATTAAATTCGCCCTCGCCCTTTAAAAATACGTCGCGGGTTTCGGCCCCAAACCCAAAACGGGGCACCCGCAAGGTCGAGTTGGCGTTGAGGGTTACGCGCGTACCATCGGGTAGTTCGTACGAACCGGTTTCGCCGTAGGCTGTCTGGTACGTCTGGTAACGAATCTGATCCCGGAGCAGATAGCCCCCCAGCACTGTCACAATCAGCACGGCGGCTGCAGCAGCCCAACCATACCGAATCGACCAGGGCCGTACCGATAGCGGTTTGGCTTTTTCGCCAACGGGCACAGGGGCCACCTGAACCCGGTGCTGTAGCTTCCCGAAGGCATCGTCGGTATCGAGGGCGAGTTGAGGGCGTTCGCTTTCCCATTCGTCCAGATACCGGTAGTAAAGCTCCTGATGGCTATGGTCGTTCAGCCAGGTTTCGAGGAAATTACGCTGAATGAGCGTTGCGTTTCCGTCGAAATGATCGAACACCATTTTTTTGATCTGCTCCTGATTCATGGGTTGTTGACCAACACTGCGGGTAGGCCTATTTTTAAATGGCTGAATGACAAAAAATAAACATGACGCTAAGAAACCGGCCGGCCTGTAATTCCTGCCGCAGTTTCTGGAGGGCCCGGATCAGGAGTTTCTCGACGGCACTGCTGCTGATGTGCAGCACCTGCGCTATCTCTGCATACTTTTTCCCCTCGATTCGGCTCAGCAAAAAGGCCCGCTGGCATTGAGGAGGCAGTTGCTGCACCACGACTTCAATTTTGTGTTGCAGTTCGCTATACTGAATAATCTGATCGGGTTGCAGGTACGCGAGCGTCGGTTGGTCATCAGCTGCGTCGAGCGAATTTGCGGGGTGCAGCTCGCACCGGATATAGTTGTAAGCGCGGTACCGCACCGTCTGGTACAGATACGCCCGGTACGAGGTATGCACCGTTTTGTAGAGCTCTTCCTGCCAGAAATGGGTAAACACGTCGGCCACCAGATCTTCGGCTACCTCACGCCCATATACGAACCGAAGTGCATGGTTGACCAGGTTTTTGTAGTACCGCCGAAAAAGCAGCGCAAAGGCCCCGGCCGCATCTTTCTCGAAATGCTGTCGCAGAAGTAATTCGTCGTCGGTAAGCTTACCCTCACCTACCGGCCCACCAACCGAGAAGGGGAATTTATCTGCCGACGGATCGGAATCGGAAGGGTACACTCTCTGCATAAAAATTGCCGGGAAATCTTGTATAATACAAAGACAATTTCTAAGTAAGATACCTCACATAGCTACCAAAGATTTTTTACGGATCAACGCGTATAGCCCTATCAATCACATTACTGGCATAAATACCAGAATTCTTAAAATAGGGTTAATCTATATAGATATAGCAATCTGTGGTGGCGTATACGACGTAGGTATGCATCAGGTTAGAAATACACTTACACAATGCATAGCTATATCTTTACTGTACACCTCTCTCGAATCATCAGCGGGCTCGAATCACGGTTTACTGTCCGTAAAAGTCCAGCCTACTACATCATGCTGCTTTTCGTGTGGCTGCAATTCCGGTTTACGTACAACTGGTTCTACCGGAAACGGCTGGTGACTGCCTACTTCAACGGCAAGGAGATTTTGAGCATGACCGGCCGCGACCTGTTTGACAGCATCACCGTGCGGCAGGGGTAATGGGAGGGTAGGGTTTGGCTGCTTGCTGAAGTCACGCTCTCCCTACCTTCACTATGAACAAACAGGCTATTTTGGCGACCTTCTACGTCTAACGCAGGGCTTACGGAGGGCGGGTGAGATTTCTATGAGAACGAATTGACTACCGTTTTGTAAAGAGTCAGTAACTATTTTCCAAATGCTGTAAAATAGTTTGCGGCAATTAGTTATTATCGTGGTCATTTATTCATAACCTCACCCGTTCGATACCTTATGACCGAAACCTATTCGTCAGCGGCCCTATACTTTGATGAAATAAAACAGGCCCACCAGCAAATCCCACTATTAAAAGACCGATATCCTCGCTTTCGCACCATTTTAGAGGGCGTTTGTAAAGATCTTACCCGCGACGACGGACTACATTTTGCTAATCTCTTCGGTCGATTATCGTATTTGTGCCAGCGCGAAAACTTCGATCGGGAAGCCAACACCATGGCCCACCGAATCCGAATGCAGGCTAATAAAGTGCTTCACCAGAATCTTAATCCCTCCGAGACAGAGTACCAGCAGGATCTAAGGGCCTTGTGCCAAACTATTGCCCGGCTGTATCGAACGCATATTCCAGCTCACCTCGCAGTTCTTCTACCAACTGCAACATCCGGCAGTCGACGGGTATCAATCCGGCCAGTGCACAAGAGTCGAACAATCCCGAAAATGCGGGTCGAGATTAGCCAAATTCAGGATAACCTTCTACTGTGTAGCCAGGAAGATGACGTAAATTCGGATGCTGAATTACTCAAAGTGCGGGTCAATGTTGCCCAGACCAATGATCTTTTCCGCCAGTCAGTAAGCCATTTTTGGGTAGGGGCCCAACTCAACCTACTGCAGGTGAACCTCAACAGCGAAGGCTATTATACCCCGCAGTATATTATTCTCGAACCCGATTACCTGGTCGACGTTACCTCGGTGGCAGAGTGTTTCACCAATTATGCTACTACTCCCCTGCTCTACCTGCTCAACCGATTTTTCCCAAAAACGCAGTCAAAACCTATCCTACTCGGAAATCTGGCCAACCTCATGATCGACCGGATGATGCACCGGACGGAGGTCCCACAGAGTTTTATGGATATGTTGAAGCAATCGTTCCGGGAAACCCCGCTCGCTTATGCGACCTGTGAAGATATTGCGGAACAAACCAAAATGCAGGAATTTGTTAAAGAAGCTCAACAGCATTTCCAGAACATTGAGCAAACCATACAGCAACAGTTTCCTGGACAGGGTATCTACGCGGGCACAGTAATTCTGGAACCAGCCTTCCTGTGCGAGACTTACGGTCTGCAAGGGCGGCTCGACCTTTTTCAACCCCACGACGTAGCGAACCCCGCCCGTATTGTCGAATTGAAATCGGGCAGCTTTTTCCCGTCGGACAGCCTACCATTACCCCAGAACAACTTCGCGCAAGCTACGCTATACCGACTCATGATTCAGAGTGCGTTTGCGCTTCAGCCAGAGCAGGTACAACCTTCCATCCTATATTCTAAACTGGCGTTAGAAAGTTTAAAATATGCTCCATATCTACAAACTTGGGAGAAAAAGGTGCTGGATATGCGAAACCAGATTGTGGCCGTCGAGTACGAGCTCGCCCGCGACAAATCGGGCAAATACCTCAATACATACCTCGAGACACTCCTTCCTGAACGTCACCCCGCAGCGCCCCCTTTTTTTACGAACAAGCTGCGCAACCTGCACGAGCCTATCCGAAAAGCAACCCCAACCGAGCGATGCTATTTCAACGCGTTTGTCCGATTTATTGCCGAGGAACATCTGATTACCAAAATTGGCAATGCTGGGCATGAGGTCAGTAGTGGGCAGGCAGCCCTATGGGCCAATGAGTTTGAGGTAAAGCAGGAGGCCTACGAAATTTTGTATAATCTGACCATCCTCAACAATCAGATTCATACGCCCGAACGAACTATCGTTTTCCAGCGTGATCCTCAAATCGGAGGTTTCGTCAATTTCCGGACGGGAGACCTGTGTGTTCTTTATCCGCGTAAACCCAATGATAGCCAAGCCACTATCTGCAACAATCAAACCTTAAAGGGTACCATACTCAAACTGACTAAAGAGGAGGTTACCGTGAAGTTTCGGTATCAGCAACGAAACCCCCATTTTCTTACTCAGCACACACACTGGGCCCTCGAACATGATACGCTCGACAGCAACTTTGCCACCCAGTATCAGAGTTTATTCGCCTTTTTAAAAGCCCAGCCCGACCGGCGTAGCCTGCTACTTGGCTTACGCCCACCCGAAACAAGGACGGCTTTCACCTACCAAAATCCCGATCTGCGTCCTGAGCAGGTACAACTTGTGCGCGACGCCCTGGCCGCCAACGATTATTATCTGCTGGTGGGCCCTCCCGGAACCGGCAAAACATCGCGGGTGCTAAGGGCTATGGTGCAAAAACTCTACGAAAACCCCTCAGCAAACGTGCTTTTGCTTGCATACACAAACCGGGCTGTAGACGAAATATGCATGGCCATTCGTGAACTTCCCTTTACCCGGATCGGCACTACAGCCCACCCCGACTTCAGAGGGAATTTGCTCGAAAATCAGATTGCACAAGCTACTACCCGCCAACAGGTACTGAATATACTGGAAGGCCACCGCATTTTCGTATCGACCATGGCGTCGCTGGCGAGTAGGCCGGAACTATTCAAATTAAAACAGTTCGATGTAGCCATTGTCGACGAGGCATCTCAAATTCTGGAACCGCAGTTGATCGGATTACTCGCCCGGCCAGAAGTGAAAAAGTTTATCCTCATTGGCGATGACAAACAGT
It includes:
- a CDS encoding 3-keto-disaccharide hydrolase translates to MPKYPLLLLLTLLTLNTYGQARWKDLFNGKDLTGWTKKNGNAEYKIVDKAIVGVSQLNTPNTFLCTDETYGDFVLELDVKVEPGLNSGIQIRSLSDPAYNNGRVHGYQVEIDPGGRAWSGGIYDEARNGWLYPLSINPTGQKAFKTGQWNRYHIEAIGPHLKTWINGIPCADVWDNQTARGFIALQVHAIKQEKQNGLTVQWRNIRIATDNLDKAVWKNTGAIREVSYLQNQLTEREKKEGWRLLWDGKTAKGWKLANADNFPAAGWAMQDGVLKVLGSKKDSLRKGGDIETVEEFGDFELELDFKLTTGGNSGVKYFVVDAPKKKAGTGLGPEFQILDDKVHPDAKAGVNGNRTTGSLYDLITAENLSEGGTDKRMMPPGKWNKLRIVSKNGQVEHWLNNLKMVEYDRHSQIFRNLVAKSKYSTYPNFAQAPTGHILFQDHGDEVHFRSIKIRTL
- a CDS encoding RagB/SusD family nutrient uptake outer membrane protein: MKSFVPTRIASVALVLSCLTIPACKDDFLVEKPVTTLTTDVYYKTEAGFEDLVRACYPLLRNIHQNRALVLNGTDIFSQTGFSDPKFNTPGINTSPLEQYDVRLNATIPEVQSLWTLLYAEVARTNTAIGRAAEVTTMATALKETRVAEAKFLRALSYFYLVQQWGDIPMPLTETTSPSKEANRVASAEVYKQIIADLLEAEAKLPVTASNIGRATKGAAQFLLARVYLTRGWNFKNSLGGSQGDFDLALQYADKIIDAFPLATAYNQLFPIRSENPLKQYTGAQNDKNAEIVFAVQYNADVLTNKTDPAFAQDAAGGNNLHSVFGGSGEGYPGTKGRTSDYNRHQPFHVTTPAMYRLFDPENDSRYDHNFVEVGYALQNVAGFRPLPTVNPNLRIDIKAGDTVVYFRPWNKPALTLAERGVDYGGRKNYSVVNLDEYGGGYGFINGSAVNVSGFPGDFPMMWKFWQPGIPYGDAFGTFNEAVFRSAEAYLIAAEAIVKGAKGGKLGGAEVYYNRVLDRALVKKGADPRCAKDPENLKSLEAVSYRATAANISIDMILDERARELMGEYNRWFDLKRTGKLVERVKKYNPWAAKSASIKDMHYLRPIPQAEIDLSFPTMKQNEGY
- a CDS encoding SusC/RagA family TonB-linked outer membrane protein, encoding MTRIFTLMVLWVGFGNVASVAGQSVLLARASVQPDLALQATRNQPLKLKDALKNLSQQFGVSILFEETTVRDLSVSAEVRRGSGGVERQLMQLIKPFDLVIKKVNDQVYYILPQTPSATSRRLGGLLAPRKGEPIMASQTQTLTMMPTLTFSTESAAAPADITVTGTVSSESGERLPGVNVLIKGTQRGTTTDQNGGFKIDVQNASSTLIFSFIGYVKQEVVVGNQTVLNIALKPDDMSLNEVVVVGYGEIKKADLTGAVVSMQPKDIVRGNPVMAAKAIQGQVAGATVTKSSNKPGAGYNITIRGENTINNSTEPLVVIDGLMGGNLNNLNPNDIQSMDILKDASSTAIYGARGANGVIIVTTKKGLSGKPRISYDSYVGLKVPAHLPKLMTSEQFYKAVYTDRVLEGSTGATFTAAEKANIDAGKTADWVDLITDPGLQMSQNLSVSGGTDKTTYRFSGGYLNENGNVLYTGFKRYNLNAGLDSKIGRLFKLGFTSYASYSDQNVGSGESLRNAYRARPTGTVYFKDLANPSENSDFDIDGYAYWMGINDKQVPNPLADIDPKTSKLQTTNLTIMTNGYVEFTPVKGLSIRSSLSGSYTAERFGDFRGQWSKSQIGAKPRAQYDNRIMGNYTLDNIISYNLDLGKHRLGVTALQSAFYQRNEAYQIAVRDLPYNSDWYALNTGTLTGMNSSLVERSLLSFMGRLNYSYNDRYLLTLTGRSDGASQLAEGNKWAFFPSVALAWRLGDEPFISNLNVFSNLKLRVSYGEVGNSTVNPYSTQAGLINTGYDFDGTPAFGFAPANLANKDLRWERSSERNLGIDFGFFKNRIAASLELYNRKTVDLILNQKIPTVTGFSQVIANVGQIENKGIELTLNTVNIAARNFGWNSTFAFTRNRNKLLELYGNGQLADKGNRLFVGYPIRANFDYKFDGIWQTADKDLAAKYKQVPGSVRVVDQNNDGIISSTEGIDDRVVLGTQLPNWILGITNRFTYKQFDFSFFTYYRNGVQYNNSTLSGTFGEISGTRYNKLASLDYWRSDNPSNSYFGVVAANPYRSAINYQDASFLRISDITLGYALPKSLMEKWKLSNARVYTQVMNPFVFTKFVGFDPEFNSAIFQDDVPSAIYNLGVNISF
- a CDS encoding FecR family protein: MNQEQIKKMVFDHFDGNATLIQRNFLETWLNDHSHQELYYRYLDEWESERPQLALDTDDAFGKLQHRVQVAPVPVGEKAKPLSVRPWSIRYGWAAAAAVLIVTVLGGYLLRDQIRYQTYQTAYGETGSYELPDGTRVTLNANSTLRVPRFGFGAETRDVFLKGEGEFNVKHLPTHQRFVVRAADNFQVEVLGTEFVVYARERGKRVYLRHGKVKLGLPQGKQLTMKPGNVVTVSNSGQYRLQQTAPAQPYVAWKDHWFYFDDTSLLEITAQIRERFGVKVVVADTALAHRRIAGNFKAESADDLLQTLAGLLNLSIVKGPKHIQLEHPKEVN
- a CDS encoding RNA polymerase sigma-70 factor, giving the protein MQRVYPSDSDPSADKFPFSVGGPVGEGKLTDDELLLRQHFEKDAAGAFALLFRRYYKNLVNHALRFVYGREVAEDLVADVFTHFWQEELYKTVHTSYRAYLYQTVRYRAYNYIRCELHPANSLDAADDQPTLAYLQPDQIIQYSELQHKIEVVVQQLPPQCQRAFLLSRIEGKKYAEIAQVLHISSSAVEKLLIRALQKLRQELQAGRFLSVMFIFCHSAI
- a CDS encoding ATP-dependent helicase — protein: MHKSRTIPKMRVEISQIQDNLLLCSQEDDVNSDAELLKVRVNVAQTNDLFRQSVSHFWVGAQLNLLQVNLNSEGYYTPQYIILEPDYLVDVTSVAECFTNYATTPLLYLLNRFFPKTQSKPILLGNLANLMIDRMMHRTEVPQSFMDMLKQSFRETPLAYATCEDIAEQTKMQEFVKEAQQHFQNIEQTIQQQFPGQGIYAGTVILEPAFLCETYGLQGRLDLFQPHDVANPARIVELKSGSFFPSDSLPLPQNNFAQATLYRLMIQSAFALQPEQVQPSILYSKLALESLKYAPYLQTWEKKVLDMRNQIVAVEYELARDKSGKYLNTYLETLLPERHPAAPPFFTNKLRNLHEPIRKATPTERCYFNAFVRFIAEEHLITKIGNAGHEVSSGQAALWANEFEVKQEAYEILYNLTILNNQIHTPERTIVFQRDPQIGGFVNFRTGDLCVLYPRKPNDSQATICNNQTLKGTILKLTKEEVTVKFRYQQRNPHFLTQHTHWALEHDTLDSNFATQYQSLFAFLKAQPDRRSLLLGLRPPETRTAFTYQNPDLRPEQVQLVRDALAANDYYLLVGPPGTGKTSRVLRAMVQKLYENPSANVLLLAYTNRAVDEICMAIRELPFTRIGTTAHPDFRGNLLENQIAQATTRQQVLNILEGHRIFVSTMASLASRPELFKLKQFDVAIVDEASQILEPQLIGLLARPEVKKFILIGDDKQLPAIVQQSDKRAETDIAELNAIGLHTLKNSLFERLLARTDAQGWTWARGTLTFQGRMHEQIASFANTYFYDNQLNTIRPEQQAPLVSRYLRFDQTQPLERLLASRRVIFFPSMPDHTDKPTRARSHTGPKSHLYEAKLVVQLIRTVQRLYQANKQPFDPALSLGVITPYRNQIALIRHLLDQAQISDHDKIMIDTVERFQGSERDVIIYSFSVNTPRQVLQLPNLTSDGRVDRKLNVALTRAREQFIGIGNPDLLSANSLFSQVISWARQEGGYIQESIQMVLDNSVSIPDKVSVTDIPPVSETPLPF